A DNA window from Vanessa tameamea isolate UH-Manoa-2023 chromosome 24, ilVanTame1 primary haplotype, whole genome shotgun sequence contains the following coding sequences:
- the LOC113394152 gene encoding dedicator of cytokinesis protein 1 isoform X1, whose translation MTVWRKLDDEDCYAVALYNFNSPSSLHLPLEVGELVHLERETDDWYWGTSLRREAKGAFPKGYVVIRSSNVDRCGETVVASSGGSGVVHDIAVTLREWLKHWKILYTTNDDRFKFMEVSMRALLELRAQAASGALPQDQLRRVARTAVFTIDKGNRTLGMELAVRTMSGQLVDPLTTSTFKLNALHDEANSRIDKNMETTPTSRPTSQTPAARTYTIVVYIKNFVCRMSDTAELSLALHDSGGNKITENVLLKWPPGHLGAAELFTAPSVVFTDLGSDIKKEKIFLVCHVVRIGSMEPQVVEHRRSTLVPTSGSGVGGMRRPFGLASADITQHLAADNSDKEILLPFYPCEKDNNMDTLLKKVIANRELKDKHSQGLWVFLQMVEGDLKQIRQENPHMMVGNTAFARKMGFPEVILPGDARNDLYVTLLGGAFSRGPGKTSERNVELTARVVDRRGAPVPGVISVGAGVPLVNEYTSIVYYHEERPRWNEVFKVCLNIEEFKEAHIVFLCRHRSSNEAKDRAEKYFAMSYLRLMQKDGTTTPDTQHNLAVYKLEHKKCAGSAELEAGGACVALPSLRDELPAGHERGVARGPLALLPRDSLCVATKLCSTKLTQREEILGVLKWSAHHAEGTLRTALTKLLRVPNDELVKFLQDILDALFSILTQVEENTEEYTEQSYAVLVLDCLLQVISLVADHKYQHFQPVLHVYIERSFCDALAYEKLISIMVWTIRSAEQGEVASKRLLQCMKCLESLSRVLVRSWQLRAALGSRATALSSGGVNGTDEPTYCPELQSLLEALVWLMRCGDHALTCQGSALKYLPHAAPHLTKVFPDTQLSKYTVWALEALPLGRLSNQRLHALLELVRGPLGAAPGPRAYLLPHLAATLAALLVAPIELDNHKSRSAGKAARLLGADTASLLDHTQQMQIVELCVETLGEVVSLLARDDVGPVEADRGELARSLLPTVLRIAATMMKERNKEEGTPSDDPLLRKLICVLLDMVRQMSEEQYVVVMKSLDAESSGKANTLVSDALALMMALLQRPVFRPHWADMLHLQHYVMLHALRLLSTTLREQLVSIDDSDPEVVSAVHLTLQDWFNTLGAVASSPPIQLETLPTSRRQRATMLYGDIRRKAATLLADMWFSLEEHKRFFIPHLVGTFLEVSFLRVEEVRNIIIPLFFDMMQTEYKHTSDTEGGAGNMRAFENALIDKLDVLAEAGRGDAAWRASFVSLCGALAGAARLPGGPALVAAAARQLDALLQYRAAPVARRLYLVSGVLRFYEQIERPHMYIRYVHRLAALHAGAAHAPEAGLTLCLHAKLLLWSDEPLPPRLRHPTHPQHDTHFQLKSALYTEAVALLEEGRQWELAVRLARELVRVCDERGAAHGTLAALHEQLARLHRLARAAPRPRPVYFRVRYLGRGFPPHLRHPKGFVYRGNDCDMLHNFKERMLDEWPEAEVLLKLDEPGEDITESDGQYLQINAVTPIIDDIWMNKFGKTGDEQIIRYYEHNNVKKFVFSRPFHRQEDSITDSTDDLSGANEFATRWLERTELEISDTLPGILRWFPVVSTRTYWVCPLEVAVETMEQTNKELKAIIQEAKSPDAPLHPLTMRLQGILDSAVQGGLVHYERAFLTAAYEARRPQHAALLQRLRDHIADQVPLLKHGLDVHASREPVRELHAHLAACFRRVQHHVHQRYGRRMCEFETESISSPEVTLRTNLRDSAEIEPRNPSNRISDISTGNETTPKSKFKLNSAINWTRNSSSGTLTPRHKKRSRKSEVSLQSSGSQWYTSNSANGNIHSAINNAINSAFNPTLCNNAVNSNNSLNNSTVNNNSLSSINTSSNNISSLCDTSASPLRELRQELVCSRPQRSRASLPPSETPSNRDSLGTTDSNQDDEEPPPLPQKQSHRSLELDAENNNQELNLPVRHNYDLVISPRNSYLYQSRRRNTCEKLPPSNEKAPTPPPKKRNQNA comes from the exons ACGAACGACGACCGCTTCAAGTTCATGGAGGTGAGCATGCGTGCGCTGCTGGAGCTGCGCGCGCAGGCGGCGTCGGGCGCGCTGCCGCAGGACCAGCTGCGCCGCGTGGCGCGCACCGCCGTCTTCACCATCGACAAGGGCAACCG AACGTTAGGTATGGAGTTAGCGGTGAGAACGATGAGCGGCCAGCTAGTCGATCCTTTGACGACGTCCACCTTCAAACTGAACGCCTTGCACGATGAAGCTAATTCGAGAATCGATAAAAATATG GAGACTACCCCCACAAGCCGGCCCACGAGCCAGACGCCCGCCGCCCGCACTTACACGATAGTCGTCTACATCAAGAACTTCGTCTGCCGCATGAGCGACACCGCGGAGCTGTCGCTGGCGCTCCACGATTCCGGTGGAAACAAAATCACGGAAAACGTCCTGTTGAAATGGCCTCCCGGACACTTGGGGGCGGCCGAGCTGTTTACAGCGCCCTCTGTCGTATTTACG gATCTTGGCAGCGATATTAAGAAAGAGAAGATATTCCTGGTGTGTCACGTGGTCCGAATCGGGTCCATGGAGCCCCAGGTCGTGGAGCACCGACGCAGCACGTTGGTGCCTACATCTGGGAGCGGGGTGGGGGGCATGCGCAGGCCCTTCGGTCTGGCCAGTGCAGACATCACGCAACACCTTGCCGCTGATAATTCCGACAAGGAGATCTTGTTGCCCTTTTACCC ATGTGAAAAGGATAATAACATGGACACGCTGTTGAAGAAAGTAATCGCGAACCGTGAACTTAAGGACAAACACTCGCAGGGACTGTGGGTGTTCCTGCAGATGGTGGAAGGAGACCTGAAACAG ATCCGGCAGGAGAACCCGCACATGATGGTGGGCAACACGGCGTTCGCGCGCAAGATGGGCTTCCCCGAGGTCATCCTGCCGGGCGACGCGCGCAACGACCTGTACGTGACGCTGCTGGGCGGCGCCTTCTCGCGCGGGCCCGGCAAGACGTCCGAGCGGAACGTCGAGCTCACGGCGCGCGTCGTGGACCGCCGCGGCGCGCCCGTGCCG GGCGTGATATCTGTGGGCGCAGGAGTCCCGCTAGTGAACGAGTACACGTCGATCGTGTACTACCACGAGGAACGACCGAGATGGAATGAAGTTTTCAAG GTGTGCTTAAACATAGAAGAATTCAAAGAGGCACATATAGTTTTTCTCTGTCGACATCGGAGCTCCAACGAGGCCAAGGACCGCGCGGAAAAATACTTTGCGATGTCCTATCTGCGGCTCATGCAGAAAGACGGTACCACTACACCGGACACGCAACACAATCTAGCCGTTTATAAG CTGGAGCACAAGAAGTGCGCGGGCAGCGCGGAGCTGGAGGCGGGCGGCGCGTGCGTGGCGCTGCCGTCGCTGCGGGACGAGCTGCCGGCGGGCCACGAGCGCGGCGTGGCGCGCGGCCCGCTGGCGCTGCTGCCGCGCGACTCGCTCTGCGTGGCCACCAAGCTGTGCTCCACCAAGCTCACGCAGAGGG agGAGATCCTCGGGGTCTTGAAGTGGAGCGCCCATCACGCGGAGGGCACTCTGCGCACGGCGCTCACCAAACTGCTCCGAGTGCCAAATGATGAACTAGTCAAGTTTCTACAGGATATATTAGATGCACTATTTAGTATATTGACTCAA GTGGAGGAAAATACCGAGGAATACACGGAACAGAGCTACGCGGTGCTCGTGCTGGACTGCCTGCTGCAGGTCATCTCGCTGGTGGCGGACCACAAGTACCAGCACTTCCAGCCCGTGCTGCACGTCTACATCGAGAGGAGCTTCTGCGACGCGCTCGCCTACGA AAAACTCATATCGATAATGGTGTGGACGATCCGATCAGCGGAACAAGGAGAGGTCGCCTCGAAGCGTTTGTTACAATGTATGAAGTGTCTCGAAAGCTTATCGAGAGTGCTCGTGAGGTCCTGGCAACTCAGAGCCGCTCTAGGATCCAGGGCCACGGCTCTATCCAGCGGAGGGGTAAACGGGACCGACGAACCGACGTACTGTCCAGAACTGCAG AGCCTGCTGGAGGCGCTGGTGTGGCTCATGCGCTGCGGCGACCACGCGCTCACGTGCCAGGGCTCCGCGCTCAAGTACCTGCCGCACGCCGCGCCGCACCTCACCAAGGTGTTCCCCGACACGCAGCTCAG CAAGTACACGGTGTGGGCGCTGGAGGCGCTGCCGCTGGGCCGCCTGTCCAACCAGCGCCTGCACGCGCTGCTGGAGCTGGTGCGCGGGCCCCTGGGGGCGGCCCCCGGGCCCCGCGCCTACCTGCTGCCGCACCTCGCCGCCACGCTGGCCGCGCTGCTCGTGGCGCCCATAGAG CTGGACAACCACAAATCGCGATCAGCGGGCAAGGCGGCACGTCTACTTGGAGCCGACACCGCCAGCCTGCTAGACCACACCCAGCAGATGCAGATC GTGGAGCTCTGCGTGGAGACGTTGGGGGAGGTCGTGTCACTGCTGGCGCGGGACGACGTTGGTCCTGTCGAGGCGGATAGGGGTGAGCTGGCTAGGTCGCTGCTGCCCACTGTGCTGAGAATCGCAGCGACGATGATGAAAGAGAGAAATAAGGAGGAAGGAACGCCGTCTGATGATCCTTTACTG CGCAAATTAATCTGCGTCCTTCTAGACATGGTCCGTCAGATGTCCGAAGAACAATACGTAGTCGTGATGAAGTCCCTGGATGCAGAATCCTCTGGCAAGGCGAATACTCTAGTGTCGGACGCTCTGGCGTTGATGATGGCGTTGCTACAGCGACCGGTGTTCAGACCGCACTGGGCCGATATGTTGCACTTGCAGCACTACGTCATGCTACACGCCCTAAG GTTGTTGTCCACCACGCTCCGCGAGCAGCTGGTGTCCATCGACGACTCGGACCCCGAGGTGGTGTCGGCGGTGCACTTGACGCTCCAGGACTGGTTCAACACGCTGGGGGCCGTGGCTTCGTCGCCGCCCATACAGCTGGAGACGCTACCGACCTCCAGGCGCCAGAGGGCGACCATGCTCTACGGGGACATTAGGCGGAAAGCTGCGACGCTCCTCGCCGATATGTGGTTCAGTTTAG AGGAGCACAAGCGGTTCTTCATCCCACACCTCGTCGGCACGTTCTTGGAAGTGAGTTTCCTTCGGGTCGAAGAGGTACGGAACATCATAATCCCGCTGTTCTTCGACATGATGCAGACCGAGTACAAGCACACCTCGGACACGG AGGGCGGCGCGGGCAACATGCGCGCCTTCGAGAACGCGCTCATCGACAAGCTGGACGTGCTGGCGGAGGCGGGGCGCGGCGACGCGGCGTGGCGGGCCAGCTTCGTGTCGCTGTGCGGCGCgctggcgggcgcggcgcggctGCCGGGCGGGCCGGCGCTGGTGGCGGCCGCGGCGCGCCAGCTGGACGCGCTGCTGCAGTACCGCGCCGCGCCCGTCGCGCGCCGCCTCTACCTCGTGTCGGGCGTGCTGCGCTTCTACGAGCAGATCGAGCGCCCGCACATGTACATCCGCTACGTGCACCGCCTGGCCGCGCTGCACGCCGGCGCCGCGCACGCGCCCGAGGCCGGCCTCACGCTGTGCCTGCACGCCAAGCTGCTGCTCTGGAGCGACGAGCCGCTGCCGCCGCGCCTGCGCCACCCCACGCACCCGCAGCACGACACGCACTTCCAGCTCAAG TCGGCGCTGTACACGGAGGCCGTGGCGCTGCTGGAGGAGGGCCGGCAGTGGGAGCTGGCCGTGCGGCTGGCGCGGGAGCTGGTGCGCGTGTGCGACGAGCGCGGCGCGGCGCACGGCACGCTGGCGGCGCTGCACGAGCAGCTGGCGCGCCTGCACCGCCTGGCGCGCGCCGCCCCCCGCCCGCGCCCCGTGTACTTCCGCGTGCGCTACCTCGGCCGCGGGTTCCCGCCGCACCTGCGCCACCCCAAG GGATTCGTGTACCGCGGCAACGACTGTGACATGCTGCACAACTTCAAGGAACGCATGCTGGACGAGTGGCCCGAGGCGGAGGTCCTGCTCAAGCTGGACGAGCCGGGCGAGGACATCACCGAGTCGGATGGACAGT ATTTACAAATAAACGCGGTAACGCCGATAATAGATGACATATGGATGAACAAATTCGGTAAAACGGGTGACGAACAAATTATAAGATACTACGAACACAACAACGTCAAGAAATTCGTATTTTCTAGACCCTTCCATAGACAAG aagATTCAATAACAGACTCAACGGACGACTTGTCCGGAGCGAACGAGTTTGCGACTCGTTGGTTGGAGAGAACCGAGTTGGAAATAAGTGACACATTACCCG GTATCCTCCGTTGGTTCCCTGTGGTGTCGACCCGCACGTACTGGGTGTGTCCGCTGGAGGTGGCCGTCGAGACCATGGAGCAGACCAACAAGGAGCTGAAAGCCATCATCCAGGAGGCAAAGTCACCCGACGCGCCGCTACATCCGCTCACGATGAGACTGCAAG GCATCCTGGACTCGGCCGTGCAGGGCGGGCTGGTGCACTACGAGCGCGCCTTCCTGACGGCGGCGTACGAGGCGCGCCGGCCGCAGCACGCCGCGCTGCTGCAGCGCCTGCGCGACCACATCGCCGACCAGGTGCCGCTGCTCAAGCACG GCCTGGACGTGCACGCGTCGCGCGAGCCCGTGCGCGAGCTGCACGCGCACCTGGCGGCGTGCTTCCGCCGCGTGCAGCACCACGTGCACCAGCGCTACGGCCGCCGG ATGTGCGAGTTCGAGACCGAGAGCATATCGTCGCCGGAGGTCACGCTGCGCACGAACCTGCGCGACAGCGCCGAAATCGAACCCAGGAACCCTTCGAACCGCATATCGGATATATCTACCGGAAACGA GACAACACCAAAGTCGAAGTTTAAACTGAATTCCGCGATTAATTGGACGAG AAACAGCAGCAGCGGCACTTTAACGCCTCGACATAAGAAGCGGAGTAGAAAG AGTGAAGTGAGCCTACAGTCGAGCGGCAGTCAGTGGTACACCTCCAATAGCGCCAACGGTAACATTCACAGCGCGATCAACAACGCCATCAACAGCGCGTTCAACCCCACCCTCTGCAACAATGCAGTCAACAGCAACAACTCTCTCAACAACAGTACCGTCAACAACAACAGTCTAAGCAGCATCAACACCAGTAGCAACAATATCAGCTCCCTGTGCGACACGTCAGCGTCGCCGTTAAGGGAGCTGAGACAAGAG CTCGTGTGCTCGCGGCCGCAGCGCTCGCGCGCCAGCCTGCCGCCCTCCGAGACGCCCTCCAACAGGGACTCGCTGG GAACGACAGACTCCAACCAAGATGACGAAGAACCCCCACCGTTACCTCAGAAGCAATCGCACAGAAGTCTAGAATTAGACGCAGAGAACAACAACCAAGAACTGAACCTGCCAGTCAGACACAACTACGACCTAGTCATATCGCCTAGGAACTCCTACCTCTACCAGTCCAGGAGAAGAAATACGTGTGAAAAGTTGCCACCTAGTAATGAGAAAGCGCCTACTCCTCCCCCTAAGAAGAGAAATCAGAACGCATAA